Proteins encoded together in one Ipomoea triloba cultivar NCNSP0323 chromosome 4, ASM357664v1 window:
- the LOC116015618 gene encoding TMV resistance protein N-like, giving the protein MATPSITPHESFASEYDVFLSFRGEDTRKNFTDHLYSALHQAGIRTFRDEEELTKGEYLAPDLVKAIQSSRIAVIVLSKDYASSRWCLDELVEIVELKEKGKLRVFPIFYNVDPSEVRKQSGCYGMALVKHKERFRGSDKVQKWIDALTKVADMSGWDLQGMANGYEANFINSIIKEVQQIVSRVPMFIVEHGVGLDSRVERVVQLLQGESNDSVRMVGIYGMGGIGKTTLVKAVYNKLFVYFESSCFLEIDSAISGQEGNGINLEKVDNQIKNIQKQLFKKLFNEEIDICSTDEGIMLMKRRLQARKCLIVLDNLEHRNQFNKLCGGRDWFGGGSRLILTTREAHVFKALNVDEHYEVKVLNHEESLQLFSLHAFGEHALQKEDYNKLLNGIVAYCGGLPLALEVLGAYLCHKSKKEWISAFEKLKGIPHNDIQAKLKISYDGLPDDHIKSLFLDLVCFSSEVSKVKIDNMGYFSDIEIQDLVDKCLITCKGYWVSMHSLIREMGREIIRSESPNNPGERSRLWCPYDIHDVLIGKKGTTKIEVIVFNYSPIKDVKYNTKAFKNMENLRFLEIDEVHIDGKFKHLSSSKVLRCLRWNHCPLKYINIPSSNSFEKLVCLKIENSNIKEFKAPLKYFPCLESLDINKCHHLTTTPNFSGCQNLRKLSFSGCLRLLKVHSSIGELWKLVYLSFYECRKLKKLPKSLSHLRSLQDLHMSVSSELKPTSTYGVLSNLSHLSNLKFIWLDLSKNEEVLQQLPHTVECVILFHCDNLKMIQELPLNLKIIALSSCKNLKMLPILPPNLKCFLLDGCENLEMFPGLPPNLEYIWLSSCKNLKMLTQFPPNLSQIELHGCENLKMLPQLPNNLDNIRVSHCTNLKMLPKFPPNVTKICISHCQSLKLLTELPPGLQDLWVENCELIEKVSNLSNCTGLHYMRLINCKKLKEFNGWENLHFIRTMTFEGVPHTNFSESIKEILKRSTNSNGLLASNEIPGWIRCEKEKSSISFQYPSANLKNHTLEFYGFVFWVVLNPAPLLLPRFSDYGIRIEKHDSEAFPQTSYDYDGIQLEVEGISILHVITVNELYHRGYGDIKAGEVIKATPIIKVSEFYFKPLPLPSVGVEVKEIAVKTSMFKKIGVEALYRDKDGSLQLLPLAKVG; this is encoded by the exons ATGGCAACACCTTCAATCACTCCTCATGAATCCTTTGCTTCGGAATACGATGTGTTCTTGAGCTTCAGAGGTGAAGACACACGCAAAAATTTCACTGACCATCTTTATTCTGCGCTACATCAAGCTGGAATCCGCACATTTAGAGACGAAGAGGAGCTCACAAAAGGAGAATATCTTGCTCCTGATCTCGTGAAAGCAATCCAAAGTTCAAGAATCGCTGTGATAGTCCTCTCGAAAGATTACGCCTCGTCTAGGTGGTGCCTTGACGAATTGGTGGAAATTGTCGAGCTTAAGGAGAAGGGAAAACTTAGagtttttcctattttttacaACGTGGATCCTTCCGAAGTGCGTAAACAAAGTGGGTGCTATGGCATGGCCTTGGTAAAGCACAAAGAGCGTTTTCGGGGAAGTGATAAAGTACAAAAGTGGATAGATGCACTCACTAAAGTTGCCGATATGTCCGGATGGGATTTGCAAGGCATGGCAAATGG ATATGAAGCCAACTTCATCAATTCAATAATCAAGGAGGTCCAACAGATAGTAAGTCGTGTACCAATGTTTATTGTCGAACACGGAGTTGGACTTGATTCTCGTGTTGAGCGTGTGGTTCAGTTATTGCAAGGAGAATCAAATGATAGCGTTCGTATGGTCGGAATCTATGGTATGGGGGGTATTGGGAAAACAACTCTTGTCAAAGCCGTTTATAACAAGCTTTTTGTATACTTTGAAAGCAGCTGCTTTCTTGAGATAGATTCAGCAATTTCAGGGCAAGAAGGTAATGGAATAAATCTTGAGAAAGTAGACAACCagataaaaaatatacaaaagcaGCTTTTTAAGAAGCTTTTTAATGAGGAGATCGACATTTGCAGTACAGACGAAGGAATCATGTTGATGAAAAGGCGACTTCAAGCAAGAAAGTGTCTTATTGTCCTTGATAATTTAGAGCATAGAaatcaatttaataaattatgtggaGGACGGGACTGGTTTGGTGGAGGAAGTAGACTTATTTTAACCACAAGAGAGGCACATGTTTTTAAAGCGTTGAATGTGGATGAACATTATGAAGTTAAGGTATTGAACCATGAGGAGTCTTTACAGTTGTTTAGCCTACATGCATTTGGAGAGCATGCGTTGCAAAAAGAAGATTATAATAAGCTTCTAAATGGCATAGTTGCTTATTGTGGTGGACTTCCATTAGCTCTTGAAGTTTTAGGGGCTTATCTGTGTCATAAATCAAAAAAGGAGTGGATTAGtgcttttgaaaaattgaaaggaATTCCACATAATGACATTCAAGCTAAACTTAAGATTAGTTATGATGGGCTTCCAGATGATCATATAAAATCTCTTTTTCTTGATCTTGTTTGTTTCTCCAGTGAAGTTTCTAAGGTGAAAATTGATAACATGGGGTATTTCTCAGACATTGAAATTCAAGACTTGGTTGACAAATGCTTGATAACTTGTAAGGGTTATTGGGTTAGTATGCATAGCTTAATTCGAGAGATGGGGAGAGAAATTATTCGTTCGGAGTCACCCAACAATCCTGGTGAACGTAGTCGATTGTGGTGTCCTTATGATATCCATGATGTACTTATAGGGAAAAAG GGTACAACAAAGATTGAAGTGATTGTCTTCAACTACTCTCCTATAAAAGATGTGAAGTACAATACAAAAGCATTTAAGAACATGGAGAATTTAAGATTTCTTGAAATTGATGAAGTCCATATTGATGGAAAATTCAAGCATCTATCGAGTTCCAAGGTGCTTAGATGTTTGCGATGGAACCACTGTCCTTTGAAATATATCAATATTCCATCAAGTAATTCTTTTGAGAAGCTTGTGTGTCTGAAAATAGAGAATAGCAACATCAAAGAATTTAAAGCCCCTCTAAAg TATTTTCCTTGTCTCGAGTCTTTGGATATCAATAAGTGCCATCATCTGACAACAACTCCGAATTTTAGCGGCTGTCAAAATCTCCGTAAGTTATCGTTTTCTGGATGCTTAAGATTGTTAAAGGTGCATTCTTCCATCGGAGAATTGTGGAAATTAGTTTATTTAAGTTTTTATGAATGTCGAAAGTTAAAGAAACTTCCAAAGAGCCTCAGCCATTTGCGGTCACTGCAAGATCTTCATATGTCTGTTTCGTCAGAACTTAAACCTACGAGTACTTATGGGGTGCTCTCCAACCTGTCTCATTTGTCCAACCTTAAATTTATTTGGTTGGATCTCTCCAAGAACGAAGAAGTACTCCAACAACTTCCACACACGGTTGAATGTGTCATATTGTTTCATTGTGACAATCTAAAAATGATCCAAGAGCTTCCACTTAACCTTAAGATTATTGCTTTAAGTAGTTGCAAAAATCTTAAAATGCTTCCAATTCTTCCTCCCAATCTTAAGTGTTTTCTTTTAGATGGTTGTGAAAATCTTGAAATGTTCCCGGGACTTCCTCCCAATCTTGAGTACATTTGGTTATCTAGTTGCAAAAACCTTAAAATGCTCACACAATTTCCTCCCAATCTTTCTCAAATTGAGTTACATGGTTGTGAAAACTTAAAAATGCTCCCACAACTTCCTAACAATCTTGATAACATTAGAGTATCTCATTGCACAAACCTTAAAATGCTTCCAAAATTTCCTCCCAATGTTACTAAAATCTGCATAAGTCATTGCCAAAGCTTGAAATTGCTCACAGAACTTCCTCCCGGACTTCAAGATCTTTGGGTTGAAAATTGTGAGTTGATCGAAAAAGTATCAAACTTATCAAATTGTACGGGGTTGCATTATATGCGTCTCATCAATTGCAAAAAGTTGAAGGAGTTTAATGGTTGGGAGAATCTTCATTTCATAAGGACAATGACTTTTGAAGGTGTTCCCCATACCAATTTCTCAGAAAGCATTAAGGAG ATTTTAAAACGCTCCACGAATTCCAATGGTCTTCTTGCTTCTAATGAAATTCCTGGTTGGATTAGATGTGAGAAAGAAAAATCgtcaatatcatttcaatatcCATCAGCGAATTTGAAGAATCATACATTGGAATTTTATGGATTTGTTTTTTGGGTTGTGCTCAATCCGGCCCCACTACTCCTACCACGTTTTAGTGATTATGGCATCAGAATTGAAAAGCATGATTCCGAAGCCTTCCCACAAACATCGTATGATTATGATGGGATCCAATTAGAAGTGGAAGGAATTTCAATTTTGCATGTCATTACAGTTAATGAACTTTACCATAGAGGGTATGGAGATATAAAAGCCGGAGAAGTCATCAAAGCTACACCTATAATTAAAGTTTCTGAATTTTACTTTaaaccattaccattaccaagtgtAGGAGTTGAGGTGAAGGAAATAGCAGTTAAAACAAGTATGTTCAAGAAAATAGGAGTTGAAGCATTGTACAGAGATAAAGATGGTTCCCTACAACTTCTACCCCTCGCTAAAGTTGGGTAG
- the LOC116017631 gene encoding uncharacterized protein LOC116017631, with amino-acid sequence MADSAIATSTASSTVTSSSSSSGPSPSHHILEITLISAQDLASVSKSQRSYALIWVNPGKKRSTSIDSKGLTNPTWNHKFSFRVDHDFLGSDDSAVNVEIYSVSWFRDVLVGTVRINVKHLLAPPTPSISQEGNKNERFMALQIRRPSGDPQGMLNMGVALFNSASRSKPVYSEVSGTSSDCRDLLEKKMRNFFPDSETAGEFPAKRGSVCNGSAVNGGSEVCSDIGPSASVVAAELMNSNPPPPPAAKTTADQPPKGACGESLILGELTAEEAAAKGMTQQPGVKKKGRLVSCFGNAYGFEVTIVCGKSKKQKKD; translated from the coding sequence ATGGCCGATTCCGCCATCGCGACGTCGACGGCTTCCTCCACTgtcacctcctcctcctcctcctccggcCCCTCCCCTTCCCACCATATCCTCGAAATCACGCTCATCTCCGCCCAAGACCTCGCCTCCGTTTCCAAGTCCCAGCGCTCCTACGCCCTCATCTGGGTAAATCCCGGCAAGAAACGGAGCACAAGCATCGACTCCAAAGGGCTAACGAATCCCACGTGGAACCACAAGTTCTCGTTCCGGGTCGACCATGATTTCCTCGGCTCCGACGATTCTGCCGTCAACGTGGAGATCTATTCTGTTTCCTGGTTCCGGGACGTCCTGGTCGGGACGGTGCGGATAAACGTGAAACATCTTTTGGCGCCCCCGACGCCGAGTATTTCTCAGGAGGGGAACAAAAACGAGCGGTTCATGGCTCTCCAGATCCGCCGCCCTTCCGGCGACCCTCAGGGGATGCTCAACATGGGGGTCGCGCTTTTCAACTCCGCCTCGCGTAGCAAACCCGTGTACAGTGAAGTTAGCGGCACCTCCTCGGATTGCCGGGATTTATTGGAGAAGAAAATGAGAAACTTTTTCCCGGATTCCGAAACCGCCGGCGAGTTTCCGGCGAAAAGGGGCTCGGTCTGCAACGGCTCCGCCGTCAACGGCGGATCCGAGGTTTGCTCCGACATCGGCCCGTCGGCCTCCGTCGTGGCGGCGGAGTTGATGAATTCGAATCCGCCGCCACCGCCTGCGGCGAAGACTACGGCGGATCAGCCCCCGAAGGGCGCGTGTGGGGAGAGCTTGATACTGGGGGAACTCACGGCGGAGGAAGCGGCGGCGAAAGGGATGACGCAACAACCGGGAGTGAAGAAGAAGGGACGCCTAGTTTCGTGCTTCGGAAACGCTTATGGTTTTGAGGTCACCATTGTTTGCGGCAAAAGCAAAAAACAGAAAAAGGATTAA